From one Streptomyces sp. Q6 genomic stretch:
- a CDS encoding NUDIX hydrolase encodes MSPYDPSAFPPFAVTVDLVVLTVRRHALCALAVRRGEPPFQGRWALPGGFVRDDEDLTAAAARELAEETGLCAHDPGVPAQDNGAHLEQLATYGEPKRDPRMRVVSVAHLALAPDLPAPRAGGDAHSARWAPVEALLHQGGYGREGEQAAPLAFDHAQILADGVERARSKIEYSSLATAFCPPEFTVGELRRVYEAVWGVALDPRNFHRKVTGTPGFLVPTGGTTTRQGGRPAQLFRAGGATLLNPPMLRPEV; translated from the coding sequence ATGTCGCCCTACGACCCGTCGGCCTTCCCGCCCTTCGCTGTCACCGTCGACCTGGTCGTGTTGACCGTGCGCCGCCACGCCCTGTGTGCGTTGGCGGTGCGGCGGGGCGAACCGCCGTTTCAGGGCCGCTGGGCGCTCCCCGGTGGATTCGTACGCGACGACGAGGACCTGACGGCGGCCGCGGCGCGCGAGCTGGCCGAGGAGACGGGCCTGTGCGCCCACGATCCCGGCGTGCCAGCGCAGGACAACGGCGCACACCTGGAGCAGCTCGCCACCTATGGGGAGCCGAAGCGGGACCCCCGGATGAGGGTCGTCAGCGTCGCCCATCTCGCGCTCGCGCCTGATCTGCCCGCCCCGCGTGCGGGCGGAGACGCGCACAGCGCCCGCTGGGCCCCGGTCGAGGCACTGCTGCACCAGGGCGGGTACGGGCGGGAGGGTGAGCAGGCCGCGCCGCTCGCCTTCGACCACGCGCAGATCCTGGCGGACGGGGTGGAGCGCGCCCGATCGAAGATCGAGTACTCCTCGCTGGCCACCGCGTTCTGCCCGCCCGAGTTCACCGTCGGGGAGCTGCGCCGCGTCTACGAGGCGGTCTGGGGTGTCGCCCTCGATCCGCGCAACTTCCATCGCAAGGTGACCGGGACGCCCGGATTCCTCGTGCCGACCGGTGGCACCACCACCCGGCAGGGCGGACGGCCCGCCCAGCTCTTCCGGGCCGGCGGTGCCACGCTGCTCAACCCGCCGATGCTGCGACCGGAGGTCTGA
- a CDS encoding ABC transporter ATP-binding protein, translating to MIQAIGLTSNARKESPPTVDDVTFEAHAGRVTALLGARGAGKTTTVRLMLELQQGRGITYFRGRPLHRIAHPAREVGVLLGDVPGHPARTVRGQLRMLCSVAGVPVQRADEVLEVVGLVSLRDQRLGTLSRGMDRRLGLACALLADPHTLVLDGPAAGLSVRESKWLHGILRAHAALGGTVLFTTDDPKEAARTADRVVTLDEGRLTADQEVTEFARTRLRPRVAVRSPHAARLAVLLAKEARTAKRSVEVVTEDGSRLSVYGSSCADVGEAAYRHGILVHQLADETGDAGPAVALTPVAPTPAAPAPAAADDQGVQTAEAAVPAEPAAGTQPATTTAPLDTPHTASTFVPLADGEPTGRRADESGTTHQPSALSPLPPPITVRPARSPLRPLRYELRRATGIATGYVTAALVLAVSALLSVLLARVGHTPQPRLLAAWPQELPLPPAALGAGLLGAFAFGDEFRHPALAADRGTVPRRLGLLAAKLLVGAATAVLMAVLVVGCDAALLHLVYGEELTQVPADWLSLTASWFALVIACAWAGVLASGVFRSTAAGLAAVIAVPIVVVPLVQKALEGPSVRTAAGLPARLRDLALVHWPFGAERFVAAGVRMIVQPVGGALMLSLTALLCAYVLMVLRPRVR from the coding sequence ATGATCCAGGCCATCGGACTGACCAGCAACGCCCGTAAGGAGAGCCCGCCCACGGTCGACGACGTGACCTTCGAGGCGCACGCCGGCCGTGTCACGGCGCTGCTCGGCGCCCGTGGTGCAGGCAAGACGACCACGGTCCGGCTCATGCTCGAACTCCAACAGGGCCGTGGCATCACCTACTTCAGAGGCCGTCCGCTGCACCGCATCGCCCACCCCGCGCGCGAAGTGGGCGTCCTGCTCGGCGACGTACCCGGTCACCCCGCCCGTACGGTCCGCGGGCAACTGCGCATGCTGTGCTCCGTGGCAGGGGTCCCCGTCCAGCGCGCCGACGAGGTCCTCGAAGTCGTCGGCCTGGTCAGCCTGCGGGATCAGCGCCTGGGCACGCTGTCCCGGGGCATGGACCGCCGCCTCGGCCTGGCCTGCGCGCTCCTCGCCGACCCGCACACGCTCGTGCTCGACGGCCCCGCGGCGGGCCTGTCGGTCCGGGAGAGCAAGTGGCTGCACGGCATCCTGCGCGCACACGCGGCCCTCGGCGGCACCGTCCTGTTCACCACCGACGACCCGAAGGAAGCGGCCCGCACGGCCGACCGCGTCGTCACCCTCGACGAGGGCAGGCTCACGGCCGACCAGGAAGTCACCGAGTTCGCGCGCACCCGGCTGCGGCCACGGGTCGCCGTCCGCAGCCCGCACGCCGCGCGGCTCGCCGTCCTGCTGGCCAAGGAAGCGCGCACGGCCAAGCGGTCGGTCGAAGTGGTCACGGAGGACGGCAGCAGGCTCTCGGTGTACGGCAGTAGTTGCGCGGACGTGGGCGAGGCCGCGTACCGGCACGGCATCCTCGTCCATCAACTCGCGGACGAGACCGGCGACGCGGGCCCGGCCGTGGCCCTGACACCGGTGGCGCCGACGCCCGCGGCCCCGGCGCCTGCGGCGGCCGACGACCAGGGTGTGCAGACGGCCGAAGCCGCTGTTCCCGCCGAACCGGCGGCCGGCACGCAACCTGCCACCACCACGGCTCCGCTCGACACCCCTCACACGGCCAGTACGTTCGTGCCGCTCGCCGATGGGGAGCCGACCGGTCGTCGCGCGGATGAGAGCGGTACGACGCACCAGCCGTCGGCGCTGTCGCCGCTGCCCCCGCCCATCACCGTCCGCCCGGCCCGCAGCCCCCTGCGGCCCCTGCGGTACGAACTGCGCCGCGCGACCGGTATCGCCACCGGCTACGTCACCGCCGCGCTCGTCCTCGCCGTATCGGCGCTCCTCTCCGTACTCCTCGCGCGCGTCGGCCACACCCCGCAGCCGCGCCTGCTCGCGGCCTGGCCGCAGGAGCTGCCCCTGCCGCCCGCGGCGCTGGGTGCTGGGCTGCTCGGCGCCTTCGCGTTCGGCGACGAGTTCCGCCATCCCGCACTCGCCGCCGACCGTGGCACGGTCCCGCGCCGCCTGGGACTCCTGGCGGCCAAACTGCTGGTGGGAGCGGCCACCGCCGTTCTCATGGCCGTCCTGGTCGTCGGCTGCGACGCCGCGCTGCTCCACCTCGTGTACGGCGAAGAGCTCACCCAGGTTCCCGCCGACTGGCTTTCGTTGACCGCGAGTTGGTTCGCCCTCGTCATCGCGTGCGCCTGGGCGGGCGTTCTCGCCTCCGGTGTGTTCCGGTCCACGGCCGCCGGCCTCGCCGCCGTGATCGCCGTGCCGATCGTCGTCGTGCCTCTCGTACAAAAGGCCTTGGAGGGACCGTCTGTGCGAACGGCGGCGGGGCTTCCGGCGAGGCTGCGCGATCTCGCCCTCGTGCACTGGCCCTTCGGTGCCGAGCGTTTCGTCGCCGCCGGAGTTCGGATGATCGTTCAACCCGTGGGCGGTGCGCTGATGTTGTCGCTCACTGCTCTGCTCTGCGCATATGTGCTCATGGTGCTGCGTCCCAGGGTGCGATGA
- a CDS encoding FadR/GntR family transcriptional regulator, whose protein sequence is MTTLAHTMMTAARSADSSLSGPGELDRYPYAESTADRVGASPWDNTDQDLGRMGRRAAGSRGRGLHGQLVQQLGQMIVSGDLGADRPLVPEEIGQRFEVSRTVVRESLRVLEAKGLVSARPNVGTRVRPVSDWNLLDPDIIEWRAFGPQRDDQRRELSELRWTIEPLAARLAAGHGREDVQQRLADMVEIMGHALGQGDSITFARADAEFHSLLIQLAGNRMLEHLSGIVCAALQVSGGPVTGCDRPTETSVAHHGRIADALAAGDSSGAEAAMRQLLMVHPEVERVVPAPREH, encoded by the coding sequence GTGACTACCCTTGCGCACACCATGATGACCGCCGCCCGCTCCGCCGACTCGAGCCTCTCCGGACCGGGCGAACTCGACCGCTACCCCTACGCGGAGTCGACCGCCGACCGCGTCGGCGCCTCTCCCTGGGACAACACCGACCAGGATCTCGGCCGGATGGGCCGACGCGCTGCGGGCAGCCGGGGCCGCGGTCTGCACGGTCAACTCGTCCAGCAGCTGGGGCAGATGATCGTCTCCGGCGACCTGGGCGCGGATCGCCCGCTGGTGCCCGAGGAGATCGGCCAGCGTTTCGAGGTGTCCCGTACCGTCGTCCGCGAGTCGCTCCGCGTCCTTGAGGCCAAGGGCCTGGTCAGCGCCCGGCCGAACGTGGGCACGCGCGTGCGCCCGGTCAGCGACTGGAACCTCTTGGACCCGGACATCATCGAGTGGCGTGCCTTCGGGCCGCAGCGCGACGACCAGCGCCGCGAGCTGAGCGAGCTGCGCTGGACGATCGAGCCCCTCGCCGCGCGGCTCGCCGCCGGGCACGGCCGGGAGGACGTGCAGCAGCGCCTTGCGGACATGGTCGAGATCATGGGGCACGCGCTCGGGCAGGGGGACTCGATCACGTTCGCCCGTGCCGACGCCGAGTTCCACTCGCTGCTCATCCAGCTCGCGGGCAACCGCATGCTGGAGCACCTCTCCGGCATCGTCTGCGCAGCCCTTCAGGTCTCCGGCGGCCCCGTCACCGGCTGCGACCGTCCGACCGAGACGTCCGTCGCACACCATGGCCGCATCGCCGACGCGCTCGCCGCGGGCGACAGCTCCGGCGCCGAGGCCGCGATGCGCCAGCTGCTGATGGTCCACCCCGAGGTGGAGCGCGTCGTGCCGGCCCCGCGCGAGCACTGA
- a CDS encoding RNA polymerase sigma factor, with product MSASTSRTLPPEIAESVSVMALIERGKADGQIAGDDVRRAFEADQIPATQWKNVLRSLNQILEEEGVTLMVSAAEPKRPRKSVAAKSPVKRTATKTVAAKTVTAKKVAATAAPEVSADEVAADDAAPAKKAAAKKTTAKKATAKKTVAKKATAKKTAGKKDDELLDDEATEETPTAAKSGDEETPEGQGFVLSDEDEDDAPAQQVAAAGATADPVKDYLKQIGKVPLLNAEQEVELAKRIEAGLFAEDKLANADKLAPKLKRELEIIAEDGRRAKNHLLEANLRLVVSLAKRYTGRGMLFLDLIQEGNLGLIRAVEKFDYTKGYKFSTYATWWIRQAITRAMADQARTIRIPVHMVEVINKLARVQRQMLQDLGREPTPEELAKELDMTPEKVIEVQKYGREPISLHTPLGEDGDSEFGDLIEDSEAVVPADAVSFTLLQEQLHSVLDTLSEREAGVVSMRFGLTDGQPKTLDEIGKVYGVTRERIRQIESKTMSKLRHPSRSQVLRDYLD from the coding sequence GTGTCGGCCAGCACATCCCGTACGCTCCCGCCGGAGATCGCCGAGTCCGTCTCTGTCATGGCGCTCATTGAGCGGGGAAAGGCTGATGGCCAGATCGCCGGCGATGACGTGCGCCGTGCGTTCGAAGCCGACCAGATTCCGGCCACTCAGTGGAAGAACGTTCTGCGCAGCCTCAACCAGATCCTCGAGGAAGAGGGTGTGACGCTGATGGTCAGTGCCGCTGAGCCCAAGCGTCCCCGAAAGAGCGTCGCAGCCAAGAGTCCGGTCAAGCGCACCGCGACCAAGACCGTCGCGGCCAAGACGGTCACCGCCAAGAAGGTCGCCGCCACCGCCGCCCCCGAGGTGTCGGCCGACGAGGTGGCGGCGGACGACGCCGCGCCCGCCAAGAAGGCCGCGGCCAAGAAGACCACCGCCAAGAAGGCCACGGCCAAGAAGACCGTCGCCAAGAAGGCCACCGCCAAGAAGACGGCGGGCAAGAAGGACGACGAGCTCCTCGACGACGAGGCCACGGAGGAGACCCCCACCGCGGCCAAGAGTGGTGACGAGGAGACCCCCGAGGGTCAGGGCTTCGTCCTGTCCGACGAGGACGAGGACGACGCGCCCGCCCAGCAGGTCGCGGCCGCCGGCGCCACCGCCGACCCGGTCAAGGACTACCTGAAGCAGATCGGCAAGGTCCCGCTCCTCAACGCCGAGCAGGAGGTCGAGCTCGCCAAGCGCATCGAGGCCGGCCTGTTCGCCGAGGACAAGCTGGCCAATGCCGACAAGCTCGCCCCCAAGCTCAAGCGCGAGCTGGAGATCATCGCCGAGGACGGCCGCCGCGCCAAGAACCACCTCCTGGAGGCCAACCTCCGCCTGGTGGTCTCCCTGGCCAAGCGCTACACCGGTCGCGGCATGCTCTTCCTGGACCTCATCCAGGAGGGCAACCTCGGTCTGATCCGCGCGGTCGAGAAGTTCGACTACACCAAGGGCTACAAGTTCTCCACGTACGCCACCTGGTGGATCCGTCAGGCGATCACCCGCGCCATGGCCGACCAGGCCCGCACCATCCGTATCCCGGTGCACATGGTCGAGGTCATCAACAAGCTCGCGCGCGTGCAGCGCCAGATGCTCCAGGACCTGGGCCGCGAGCCCACCCCGGAGGAGCTGGCCAAGGAACTCGACATGACCCCCGAGAAGGTCATCGAGGTCCAGAAGTACGGCCGCGAGCCGATCTCCCTCCACACCCCTCTGGGTGAGGACGGCGACAGCGAGTTCGGTGACCTCATCGAGGACTCCGAGGCCGTCGTGCCGGCCGACGCGGTGAGCTTCACGCTCCTCCAGGAGCAGCTGCACTCCGTGCTCGACACCCTGTCTGAGCGTGAGGCGGGCGTCGTGTCCATGCGCTTCGGTCTCACCGACGGTCAGCCGAAGACCCTCGACGAGATCGGCAAGGTCTACGGCGTCACGCGTGAGCGCATCCGCCAGATCGAGTCCAAGACGATGTCGAAGCTGCGCCACCCGTCGCGCTCGCAGGTGCTGCGCGACTACCTCGACTAG
- a CDS encoding serine protease, producing MRRPFARALTAPLAALAAAVALPLTSSPPAVADEGVIGGRPVRVADSPWAVALASRDRFGGTRAGQFCGGVVVARSTVLTAAHCLSEDVLGAPRGEVRDLKVIAGRSDLRADDGAEIDVRDAWINPDYDGYTNSGDVAVLTLATPLPGGFVIPMANDGDAAYEAGTGAAVYGWGDTTGTGDYARTLHAARVQVLPDAVCEEAYPGSSDGRYLPSSMLCAGEPDGGKDACQGDSGGPLVAQGRLIGLVSWGSGCGRAGSPGVYTRVSDVLRVLRQHS from the coding sequence ATGCGTCGCCCCTTCGCGAGAGCGCTGACCGCGCCGTTGGCCGCGCTGGCCGCGGCGGTCGCGCTGCCCTTGACCTCGTCGCCGCCCGCGGTCGCGGACGAGGGAGTCATCGGCGGCCGCCCGGTCCGCGTGGCCGACAGCCCCTGGGCGGTGGCGCTCGCCAGTCGTGACCGATTCGGGGGTACCCGCGCGGGGCAGTTCTGCGGCGGTGTGGTCGTCGCACGCTCGACCGTGCTCACCGCGGCGCACTGCCTGAGCGAGGACGTACTGGGCGCACCGCGCGGCGAGGTACGCGACCTCAAGGTCATCGCGGGCCGGAGCGACCTGCGGGCCGACGACGGCGCGGAGATCGATGTGCGCGACGCGTGGATCAATCCCGACTACGACGGCTACACCAACTCCGGCGATGTGGCGGTCCTCACACTGGCCACACCGCTACCCGGGGGATTCGTGATCCCGATGGCCAACGACGGGGACGCGGCTTACGAAGCCGGTACGGGCGCCGCTGTCTACGGGTGGGGTGACACGACGGGGACGGGCGACTACGCGCGCACCCTGCACGCGGCGCGCGTCCAGGTGCTCCCCGACGCCGTCTGCGAGGAGGCCTATCCGGGCAGCTCGGACGGTAGGTATCTGCCGTCCTCCATGCTGTGTGCCGGTGAGCCGGACGGCGGCAAGGATGCCTGCCAGGGGGACAGCGGGGGTCCGCTGGTCGCTCAGGGTCGACTCATCGGCCTGGTGTCCTGGGGGAGTGGCTGTGGGCGCGCGGGGAGTCCTGGTGTCTACACGCGGGTCTCCGACGTGCTGCGGGTGCTGCGGCAGCACTCCTGA
- a CDS encoding DUF7455 domain-containing protein: MTTVLTPASPLTAADRCDRCGAQAYLRVVLISGGELLFCAHHGRKFEPELKKIAAEIQDETERLTAVPAGPETEDR, encoded by the coding sequence GTGACTACTGTTCTGACCCCCGCGAGCCCACTGACGGCCGCTGACCGCTGTGACCGTTGCGGCGCCCAGGCGTACCTGCGCGTCGTTCTCATCAGCGGTGGTGAACTGCTCTTCTGCGCCCACCACGGTCGCAAGTTCGAGCCGGAACTCAAGAAGATCGCCGCTGAGATACAGGACGAGACGGAGCGGCTCACCGCCGTTCCGGCAGGCCCCGAGACCGAGGATCGCTGA
- a CDS encoding DNA topoisomerase IV subunit B, with the protein MTAETSVPSTALLTGADRDGSNYTARHLLVLEGLEAVRKRPGMYIGSTDSRGLMHCLWEIIDNSVDEALGGYCDNIEVILHDDGSVEVRDNGRGIPVDVEPKTGLSGVEVVMTKLHAGGKFGGGSYAASGGLHGVGASVVNALSARLDVEVDRGGHTHAISFRRGVPGAFSKPGPDAPFDPSARLSKIKKVPKNRLGTRIRYWADRQIFLKDAKLSLENLHQRARQTAFLVPGLTIVVRDEYGLGEGGSKGEESFRFDGGISEFCEYLAQDKAVCDVLRLTGQGSFKETVPVLDDHGQMTPTEVTRELAVDVALRWGTGYDATIKSFVNIIATPKGGTHVSGFERSLTKTMNEVLRSQKLLRVAEDDIVKDDALEGLTAVVTVRLAEPQFEGQTKEVLGTSAANRIVANVVAKELKAFLTSTKRDAKAQARAVMEKAVAAARTRIAARQHKDAQRRKTALESSSLPAKLADCRSDDVERSELFIVEGDSALGTAKLARNSEFQALLPIRGKILNVQKSSVSDMLKNVECGAIIQVIGAGSGRTFDIDAARYGKIILLVDADVDGAHIRCLLLTLFQRYMRPMVEAGRVFAAVPPLHRIELVQPKKGQDKYVYTYSDRELRETLLEFQRKNVRYKDSIQRYKGLGEMDADQLAETTMDPRHRTLRRINIGELDAAEQVFDLLMGNDVAPRKEFISSSAATLDRSRIDA; encoded by the coding sequence GTGACCGCCGAAACGTCCGTGCCGTCCACAGCGCTGCTGACCGGAGCAGACCGGGACGGTTCCAACTACACCGCGCGGCACCTGCTCGTCCTCGAGGGGCTTGAAGCCGTACGCAAGCGTCCGGGCATGTACATCGGCTCGACCGACAGTCGTGGCCTGATGCACTGCCTCTGGGAGATCATCGACAACTCCGTCGACGAGGCCCTGGGCGGCTACTGCGACAACATCGAGGTGATCCTGCACGACGACGGGTCCGTCGAGGTGCGGGACAACGGCCGCGGCATCCCCGTGGACGTCGAGCCCAAGACCGGCCTTTCCGGAGTCGAGGTCGTCATGACCAAGCTCCACGCGGGCGGCAAGTTCGGAGGCGGCTCCTACGCGGCCTCCGGCGGTCTGCACGGCGTGGGCGCCTCCGTGGTGAACGCACTGTCGGCGCGCCTCGACGTCGAGGTGGACCGCGGTGGACACACACACGCGATCAGCTTCCGCCGCGGAGTTCCCGGCGCCTTCTCCAAGCCCGGCCCGGACGCCCCGTTCGACCCTTCGGCGCGACTGAGCAAGATCAAGAAGGTGCCGAAGAACCGCCTCGGGACGCGCATCCGCTACTGGGCGGACCGGCAGATCTTCCTCAAGGACGCGAAGCTCTCGCTGGAGAACCTGCACCAGCGTGCCCGGCAGACCGCCTTCCTGGTGCCGGGACTCACCATCGTCGTACGCGACGAGTACGGCCTCGGTGAGGGCGGCAGCAAGGGCGAGGAATCCTTCCGCTTCGACGGCGGCATCAGCGAGTTCTGCGAGTACCTGGCGCAGGACAAGGCGGTCTGCGACGTCCTCCGCTTGACCGGACAGGGCAGCTTCAAGGAGACCGTTCCGGTCCTCGACGACCACGGTCAGATGACGCCGACCGAGGTCACGCGCGAGCTCGCCGTCGACGTCGCGCTGCGTTGGGGCACCGGGTACGACGCGACCATCAAGTCGTTCGTGAACATCATCGCCACCCCCAAGGGCGGCACCCACGTCTCGGGCTTCGAGCGTTCGCTCACGAAGACGATGAACGAGGTGCTGCGCAGCCAGAAGCTGCTGCGCGTCGCCGAGGACGACATCGTCAAGGACGACGCCTTGGAGGGTCTCACCGCCGTCGTCACCGTGCGCCTGGCGGAGCCGCAGTTCGAGGGGCAGACCAAGGAGGTGCTCGGCACCTCGGCGGCCAACAGGATCGTGGCCAACGTGGTGGCGAAGGAGCTCAAGGCGTTTCTGACCTCCACCAAGCGCGATGCCAAGGCCCAGGCCCGCGCCGTCATGGAGAAGGCCGTCGCCGCGGCCCGCACGCGCATCGCGGCCCGTCAGCACAAGGACGCGCAGCGCCGTAAGACCGCTCTGGAGTCGTCGTCCCTGCCCGCGAAGCTCGCGGACTGCCGCAGTGACGACGTCGAGCGCAGCGAGCTGTTCATCGTCGAGGGCGACTCCGCGCTCGGCACGGCCAAGCTCGCCCGGAACTCCGAGTTCCAGGCGCTCCTGCCGATTCGCGGAAAGATCCTCAACGTTCAGAAGTCGTCGGTCTCCGACATGCTGAAGAACGTCGAGTGCGGCGCGATCATCCAGGTCATAGGAGCCGGGTCCGGCCGGACCTTCGACATCGACGCGGCGCGCTACGGCAAGATCATCCTGCTCGTCGACGCCGATGTCGACGGCGCGCACATCCGCTGCCTGCTCCTGACGCTGTTCCAGCGCTACATGCGGCCCATGGTGGAGGCCGGGCGCGTCTTCGCCGCCGTGCCGCCCCTGCACCGCATCGAACTGGTCCAGCCGAAGAAGGGCCAGGACAAGTACGTCTACACGTACTCGGACCGGGAGCTGCGCGAGACGCTCCTGGAGTTCCAGCGCAAGAACGTGCGGTACAAGGACTCGATCCAGCGCTACAAGGGTCTGGGCGAGATGGACGCCGACCAGCTGGCCGAGACCACGATGGACCCGCGCCACCGCACCCTGCGCCGGATCAACATCGGCGAGCTGGACGCGGCCGAGCAGGTCTTCGATCTGCTGATGGGCAACGACGTGGCGCCGCGCAAGGAGTTCATCAGCAGCTCCGCCGCGACGCTCGACCGCTCGCGCATCGACGCGTAA
- a CDS encoding DUF1453 domain-containing protein: protein MSGLTDVLVIVAVVALVLVRQFKTERLSTDRKWLLLPALLAFFAIRDGSLTDPHHLAGSVILLVAELLVSLGIGIGWAFTTRVWRDEQGDVWTKGTAATVGTWTGGIAIRVSLVGIGLALGIHLGTSALMLGFALSLLVRAGVLMWRADGVRSAYVGPVAQPAWEDRR from the coding sequence ATGTCCGGGCTCACCGATGTCCTGGTGATCGTCGCTGTTGTCGCGCTCGTGCTCGTGCGCCAGTTCAAGACCGAGCGCCTCTCGACGGATCGCAAGTGGTTGCTGCTGCCCGCCCTCCTCGCGTTCTTCGCGATACGGGACGGCTCCCTCACGGACCCGCACCACCTGGCCGGCTCGGTGATTCTGCTCGTCGCCGAGCTGCTGGTCAGCCTGGGCATCGGCATCGGGTGGGCGTTCACGACGCGCGTCTGGCGGGACGAGCAGGGGGACGTCTGGACCAAAGGCACCGCCGCGACCGTCGGCACCTGGACCGGCGGCATCGCGATCCGCGTCAGCCTCGTCGGCATCGGCCTCGCCCTGGGCATCCACCTCGGCACCTCCGCCCTGATGCTGGGCTTCGCCCTCTCGCTCCTGGTCCGCGCCGGGGTCCTGATGTGGCGGGCCGACGGTGTGCGATCGGCGTACGTTGGTCCTGTCGCGCAGCCGGCCTGGGAGGACCGCAGGTGA